TTCTGGAAAAGAAGAGGTTGCTGTTTTAAGAGATTTAAGTATCTGTTTTCTGGAGACAGGCATAATAAATCATCAATCCTTTTTTTGGCGTCCAAATAAATCTTTTCACTCATTACCCTTCCAAATTTTTGCCAGTATGCTTCTTTCTGATATAATCCCTGGAGATGATCTTTACTCAGCAGCAGAATTTCACAATCTTCCAAAGCCTGAATATTCATATTGGAGACTGTATCACAAAGAATACTTTCGTAATCAGTGAAAAATTCATTTTCAAAATAAAACCCAAAGTTGATTTCCCTGCCCTGATCATTAATATAAAAGCTTCTGATGGTTCCTTTCTTAATAAACCCCAGATACCTGCATTTATCCCCTTGTTTCAAGAAAAAATCTGATTTTAAAAGCTAGTATCTTTAAGTAGTGCATAAAATTCATCGAAATGCTCCTGATCTACCTGAAATAGGTCTCCGTATTTTGTGTAGTGGTCTGACATCATTTATGGTGTATTTTAGATTCAAAAAAGCCTTGCAAAAGTTCATTCACAAGGCTTTTTATAAGATTATTTCTATTATTGATTCAAGGCTGTAAGCGCTGCATCATAATTAGGTTCGTTTGCTATTTCTGAAACCTGCTCTGTGTAAATTACTTTATTGTTTTCGTCTGTAACAATCACCGCACGGCTTAGTAAGCCTTTCAAAGGAGAATCTGTAATTGTTACTTCATAATCATCACCAAAGCTGCTTCTGAAGTCAGAAAGAGTCTCTACATTATTCAACCCCTCCGCTGCACAGAATCTTCCTAATGCAAAAGGAAGGTCCTTGGAAACATTAATTACCACTGTATTATCCAGTTTTGAAGCTTCTTCATTGAATTTTCTGCTGGAAGCGGCACAAGTTGGAGTATCGATACTTGGGAAAATATTGAATACTTTTTTCTTTCCTTCAAAAGTTTCAAGAGTCTTTACATTTAACCCGGAATCTACTAGGGCAAAATCCTTAACTTTTGTTCCTACTGATGGTAATGCTCCTATTGTGTGTACTTCGTTTCCTTTTAAAGTGATTGTCGTTGACATAATATTTATTTTTTTAGTTTTTCAAATTTAATCAAAAATAGATTTTTTTTCTGTGTAATTAAGGTTAAATTAATCTTAAAGTGAAAAATCTAGGCATAGTATTCATCCCAAAATTTAAATTTTAACTAAATTTGTAGGACTTAAAATTTCAAATAACAAATAACAGTATAATGTCAGAAAAATCAAAAATTTACTACACGTTAACGGATGAAGCTCCAATGCTGGCTACCCACTCGTTTTTACCAATTGTAAAAGCTTTCACTAAATCAGCAAATATTGAGATCGCTGTTCCGGATATTTCTTTGGCAGGAAGAATTTTAGCTAACTTTCCTGAGTTTTTAAAGGATGACCAAAAAATTGGTGATGCTTTGGCTGAATTAGGAGAATTGGCAACTAAGCCTGAAGCTAATATCATCAAATTACCAAATATTTCTGCTTCTGTTCCTCAGCTAGACGCTGCTATCGCTGAACTACAGGCTAAAGGTTTCGCAGTTCCAAATTATCCTGCAGAACCTAAAAATGACGAAGAGAAAGCTATTAAGGCTAAATATGCAAAGGTTCTGGGTAGTGCTGTAAACCCTGTATTAAGAGAAGGAAATTCTGACAGACGTGCTCCAAAGGCTGTTAAAAACTATGCTAAAACAAACCCTCACAGAATGGGTAACTGGGCATCTGACAGCAAAACTGACGTAGCTCACATGAACAATGGTGATTTCTACGGAACAGAAACTTCTACTACATTAGAAAACGCTACAAAATATAAAATCGTATTCAAAGGAAATGACGGTGCTGAAACTTTACTGAAAGACTTCGCAGGTCTTCAGGCTGGTGAAGTAATCGATTCTTCTGTAATGAACCTAAATGCATTGAAGGCATTCGTTCAGGAAGCTATTGAAGAAGCTAAGAACAAAAATGTACTTCTTTCTGCTCACCTTAAAGCTACGATGATGAAGATCTCTGATCCAATCATTTTCGGGGCTATTGTAGAAACTTTCTTCAAGGATGTATTTACTAAATATGCTGAGACTTTCAAATCTTTAGATGTTAACCCAAATAATGGTCTTGCTGATCTTTTTGAAAAAATCAAAGGAAATGCTCAGGAAGCTGACATCAAGGCTGATATTGAAAAAGCTCTTGCTGACGGACCAAGAGTGGCAATGGTAAATTCTGACAAAGGAATTACTAACTTCCACGTACCTTCTGACATTATTGTTGATGCATCTATGGCTGCCCTTGTAAGAGGTGGAGGTAAAATGTGGAACAAGGAAGGAAATGAAGAAGATACAGTTTGTATTATTCCGGACCGTTCTTACGCTGGTTTCTATCAGTCTGTAATTGATGATATGAAAGCACACGGAAAACTAGACCCTACCACAATGGGATCTGTTCCAAACGTAGGTTTAATGGCTCAAAAAGCTGAGGAATATGGTTCTCACGACAAAACTTTCCAATTGTCTGCTGACGGAACGGTAGAGGTTCAGGATGAAGCCGGAAACGTTCTTCTTTCTCAAAAAGTAGAAAAGGATGATATCTTCAGAATGTGCCAGACTAAAGATGCTCCTATCCAGGACTGGGTGAAATTAGCTGTAAACAGATCAAGACTTTCTGATACGCCTGCGATCTTCTGGTTAGACAAAGGAAGAGCTCACGACAGAGAGATCATCAAAAAAGTAGAAAAATATCTTGCTGACTACGATACAACAGGTCTTGACATCAGAATCCTTGATGTAAAGGATGCTATGACTGAAACTTTAAAAAGAGCAAGAGAAGGTAAGGATACAATTTCTGTTTCAGGAAACGTATTAAGAGATTACTTAACTGACCTTTTCCCAATCCTTGAGCTTGGTACTTCTGCAAAAATGCTTTCTATTGTTCCATTGATGAACGGTGGTGGTTTATTTGAAACAGGTGCCGGAGGTTCTGCTCCAAAACACGTTGAGCAATTCCTTGAAGAAGGATACCTAAGATGGGATTCTCTAGGTGAATTCTTGGCATTACAGGCTTCTTTAGAACATTTAGCTCAAACTCAAGGGAATACAAAATCTCAGGTTTTAGCTGATGCATTGGATGAAGCAAACGCTAAGTTCTTGGCTACAGATAAATCTCCTGCAAGAAAAGTAGGTCAAATTGATAACAGAGGTTCTCACTTCTACTTAGCAATGTATTGGGCTGAGGCTTTGGCTAACCAAACTGCTGATGCTGAATTAGCTGCACAGTTTGCTCCGGTTGCACAAGCAATGAAAGAAAACGAAGAAGTAATTAATGCAGAATTAATTGGTGCTCAAGGTAAGCCTCAAAACATTGATGGTTACTACAAAACTGATACTTATAAAACGTATTCAGCAATGAGACCAAGCACAGTTTTAAATGAAATTGTTGATGCAATTTAATTGCTGACACTGATATAAATGAAAAGCTCCTTTTTTAAGGAGCTTTTTTATTTTAAAAATGAAAGAAGTGAACCATCCTTAAAGTCTTTGATTTGTTCGCTGTCACCTAATTCATGAAACTCTCCGGAATCCATTCAAATGCATTTCCTTTCTTCTTCGTAAATCCTAATCCCGGCCATGGTAAATGACAGGCAAAAGCTCTCGTTTTGGTATCTGCCAATTGTAGGAGAAGCTTTTTTCTTGAAGCCGTAGCAATATCCAGATCTGTATCACCAGAAAACCCCCATTCAGGATGAGGAAAAAGAATAACATCAGAATGAATGAGATCTGCAATATATATGAGTTTTTCATTTCCTGAAGATATGGTAGTAACCGTTAAACCGGGAGTATGGCCCGGAGCCAGCTGAAAACTAAAATAATCATACAACGGATTGTCTAAATCATAAAACTTCAATTTGGGCTTAATGGTTTTTAATATATTCTGGAGTGCCGAAATAATCTGACTAAGCAATTCAGGTTTAGATTTCAATGCACTATTGTTAAAATCTTTAATGGAAGCCTGCATCCAGAAATCATATTCAGTTTTTGAAATAAAAATATTAGCATTCGGGAAAACAAGAGCATTTTGTTTATCTATTACCCCTCCAATATGATCAGGATGCGCATGAGAAATGAAAACATCAGTAATATCTTTTGCTGCAAATCCTGCCTTTTGGAGGCTTTTCAACAAAAACCCAGATCTTTCATCAGCAAAAATTCCCATTCCTGAATCCATTAAAATCAGTCTATTCTTTGTTTTAATCAGTAAAAAATTCAGAGCCATATCAATATAATCTTCCGGCCTAAAATTATCTTTAAGAATGGTTTTCAATTCTGAAACGTTACCTCGTGGAGCAAATGAATTTACATCTGTTTCATGAATATATCCGCCTGTAAGAATAAACAATTCCAACTCTCCCAATTTTATTTTTTTAAAACCGGATAAATCATCTTCAGGTTTTTCCGGACTTGTTTTTGTCTCTGCAAAAACATTAGAAAAGGGAACAAAACTTAATGCTCCCACCAGTAATCCGTTTTTTAATAAGTCTCTTCTGTTCATATTGTAATGTGGTGTTTTTAATTTTTATATCTAACAAAAAACTGAGCTTCTGTAATTCAGAAACCCAGTTAATGTATAGTCTTTAGTTGTTTACTAACTTCATAGAGCCCTCACTGTATCTTTCTCCTACATTCGGATATTTTTTCAGAATGGCATCAATGGTGTCCAGATCGGACTGGGAAAGATCAATATTAACGGCTGCAATATTTTCTTCCAGATACTTGATTCGTTTGGTTCCCGGAATCGGAATAATATCATTTCCCTGATTCAGTACCCAAGCCAATGCTAATTGAGTTCCCTTCACTCCCTTGGAAGCTGCAAACTCATTAATCTCATGAGCCAGTTTAGTATTATTTTCCAGATATTCCTGCTGATAACGAGGTAATGATTTTCTAAAATCATCATCTCCAAGGTTTTGTACTTCACTGATATTGGCAAAAAGACCTCTCGCCAGTGGTGAATACGGAACCAAGGAGATTCCTAATTCTCTGATGGTTGGAAGTATTTCACTTTCAACATCCTTGGTAAGGATGGAATATTCTGATTGTAAAGCAGTAATTGGGTGAATTTTATTGGCTTTTCTTATTGATTCTGCTGAAGCTTCAGATAGACCGATATATTTTACTTTTCCTGCTTTTACCAATTCAGCCATCGCCCCTACAGTCTCTTCTACAGGTATATTTGGATCAACCCTGTGGGCATAATACAAGTCTATGGTATCTATTTTTAACCTTTGAAGACTTAAATCTACTGCTTGTTTAATCCACTCCGGCGAACCGTCGAAATAGGTGCCCGGAGCACCACTATGACTGGCTTTTCCATCTTTAAACCTGAACCCGAATTTAGTGGCAATAAAAATCTTATCTCTGTTGGGAACTAAAACCTTGGAGATCAGCTTTTCGTTTTCTCCATTGGCATACATATCTGCAGTATCCCAAAAGTTAACTCCTAGATCTAATGCTCTATGTAAAGTATTGATACTTTCCTGTTCATCTGCATGGCCGTAAGCAAAGCTCATTCCCATACAACCTAATCCAATAGCAGAAAGCTGCTCTTCTGTGTTTCCTAATTTTCTAAATTTCATGATGGTTTTGATTTTAATTTTACAAGACAAAATTAGAGTATGTGGCACCCATCTCTGGTATAGAATTCAAACTAAGAATTATAAAATTCAAACAAGGTTCATTCTAAGGGTATTTGGAGTCACTCCAGTTTGTTTTTTAAAGTAATTGGTAAAATAAGCAGGTTCTTCAAAACCCAATCCATAGGCTATTTCAGAAACATTCCAGTCTGTGTGGGTCAACAAGGCATTGGCTTCCTGAATAATTCGTCCTGTAATCTGCTGGCTAGTGGTTTTTCCTGTAATCTCTTTCACTGAGCGGTTTAAAGAGTTGACATGAATGGAAAGGCTCTGTGCGTAATCATTTGGGGTCTTTAGCTTTAAAAAGGCCTCTGGGCTATCAATCGGGAATTGTCTTTCCAGCAATTCCATAAATAAAGAAGCTACTCTTTGTGATGCATTCTGGTAAGGCTCAAAAGTTTCTGCCGGATGCATTCTCATCGTTTCATGAATCATCAGATGAAGATAGGCCCTAAGCATATCATATTTATGGATGTAATCGGACTGAATTTCCGTCATCATTTTGGTATACAAATCCGAAAGTATTTCCTGCTGTTCTTCCTCCACAAAGAAAACCGGAGTTCCGCCAATCTTAAAAAGCGGGGAATCCTGAAGGTTTCCCAGACGGCTTCCATTCTGCAAAAACTGCTCTGTAAAAAGGCAAAACCAACCTTTCTGATCTTCATCATCAGCCTCCCAGGAGTAAGGAACAATAGGATTGGAAAACAGCAATGCGGGACGATCCACCTGAATCCACTTATCAGCATAATGAAGCTTTCCTTTTCCTATGATTAATGAAATTTTATAATAATCTCTTCTGCTATAGGGAGACAATAAAGAGCAAGACTCTCTTGAGAAAACATTAAAGTGCCCCATTCCACTCGCTCCAATACATTGCAACACCTGATCAGGAGCATTTCTTTCATAAAAACCGCTTAGTGATTCTGTTGATTCCATCTATCAAAGTTATAAAATTCAAACAAATTAATTCATAAAATTATTTTTTAACACTTGTATGCCAATAATAATTTTTACCCATAAAAAAGGCCGACACGAATGCCAGCCAATTTAATAGTGAATATATATAGTTGATAATGGTCTAATCCCAATCACCATGATGCCCATGATGCTTATTTTGTTTTTTATAATATTTAGAACGTTCTTTATAGTATTTCTCTTGTTGTTTACGATATTTTTTATAGTCGTTCTTATTTCTTCCGTATACAATTACAGGATTTTGTCCTTTATAATATTTCTTTTTAAAGAGGATATATTTTTCTCTTCCCAGAATTCTTTCCAGCTCTGAATATCGGTCTCCTCTCCATCTTCCCGGATCTACAACATACGCTCTGTTCCATGAATCATAATCACGGTATCTGTCATTCAATACATAAATTTGATCGGCCTGCCCTCTGGAAAGCAGCAGATCTGCGACTACCGTTTGCCAGTTAACATCGGCAATACTTCTTCTGTAGTCATTATAATAGTCTGATTGGGCATAGCTCATACTGAACGTTCCAATCAAAAATAAGGTTAACAATAACTTTTTCATTTCATTCCTCTTTTAAATTAAACAAGATGACATAGTCAATAAAAGTGCCAATAATTAAAAGGAATTGCCAATAATTGTTAATAAAAACCATAAATAACTGATTATCTTTTAAATAATTTTATAAATTATTTATTTTATCCGTTGAATAAATCCCGATTACATTCCTCTTATTTTTCTTAAACAGTTAGGATACAGATACCAAGTTTCAATGCTCAAAGTGCTAATTTTGATGCATTTAAGCCTGTGATAAAGCCAAATGAGTTTTATTCATTTACTTGACCAGATTAAAACTTATTATATTGAAATTTAATAATGAAAAAACTTAACCCCAGCACAATTTTTAAATTTCTTACTATTGATAATTATATTTATAAAATTCGTTAAGATTCCCGGAAACTATCATTTCATATCAATTAATTTTGTAATTTTAATGGAGAGAACACTTTCGGGAGTTCTTTAAGTTATTTTTTAATCAACCAAATCTCAATAATTATGGAAAGTATAAAATTTATGGTATCTCCATATCAGGATGAATTACAGCTACTCCTTGATGGGCAAAAAGCAGGTTATATGTCCATAAAGGTTGATGGAAGACTGCTCATTGTTTATTACACCAAGCTTGACGAAGAGCATGAGGGAAAAGGCTATGCTAAGCTTCTGCTGGATGAATTGGTACGCTATGCAGAGGAAAAAGATTTGCTTGTAGACCCGGAATGTGATTTTGTACGCCAGCAGTTTGAAAACCATCCCGCAAGGTACAAAGACATTTGGCATGCCTAATCAGTCTTCCCACCAGACTGTAAACTGTTGATTTGAATTATTTAGATCAACCACCTCTCCAATCATCGGAGTAAGGATGTCTAGATTTTGTTCTTTTCCAAGGCTGGTTATCTTTTGTAAAGGCTCATTCCAAGGGTGAAGTGCCAGTGCAAATTTTGCAGCATGAACCGGAATTATTTTTTTCGCATTAATATCTATACTTGCCTGAATTACATCTTCCGGTAATGTATGAATATATCTCCATGCCTCTCCGTATTGCCCGTTTTCAAGAATAGCATAGTTAAAAGGACCATATTTTTCCCCAATCATCTTAAAATGGGAATCATAACCGCTGTCTCCACCCAAAAAGATTTTCTTTGTGGGTGTTTCCAGTACATAGGAAGCCCAAAGGGTGTCATTCTGCCTTACTCTTCTTCCTGAAAAGTGCCTTGCAGGAGTAAAGGCAATTTTTATATTATTCTTCAGTTCTACTTCTGCACCCCATTCTTCTTCAATAAGCTGGTTTTCTTTATATCCCCATCTTTCCAGGTGTACCCCCACTCCCAATGGAACAATAGCCTTATGCGTTCGATCTCTGATGGATTGCACTGTAGGATAATCCAAATGGTCAAAATGATCGTGGGTAATTATCAAATAATCTAGTTCCGGAATATCTTCTGGTTTATAGATATCCGATCCTTTAAATGCCTTATTAAAATATTTAAATGGTGATCCGTATAAACTCAATACCGGATCTATAAGAAAAGACACCCCATCGGTCTGTAAATAATAGGATGAATGGCCCAGCCAAATAAAAACATCAGTGTTTTTATCAATAGCTCTCAAATCTGTATGAATGGATGGAATTCTTTTCAAGGGTTTCAGTAGCGGGTGCTTTTTTCCTAAAAAGAAATCGTAGGTAACTTTTGACATTTTGTAGCCCTCAGCAATAGAGGGTGTATAACTAATATTATGAAACTGCTTATTTCTATACAGCTTTGACTGCTTCATACGTTCCAGCCTCTTTCCTTTTGGGACACCACCAAATGGTTTTCCGTTTATCACGATAAAGTAGGTTACT
This genomic interval from Chryseobacterium joostei contains the following:
- a CDS encoding NADP-dependent isocitrate dehydrogenase, with amino-acid sequence MSEKSKIYYTLTDEAPMLATHSFLPIVKAFTKSANIEIAVPDISLAGRILANFPEFLKDDQKIGDALAELGELATKPEANIIKLPNISASVPQLDAAIAELQAKGFAVPNYPAEPKNDEEKAIKAKYAKVLGSAVNPVLREGNSDRRAPKAVKNYAKTNPHRMGNWASDSKTDVAHMNNGDFYGTETSTTLENATKYKIVFKGNDGAETLLKDFAGLQAGEVIDSSVMNLNALKAFVQEAIEEAKNKNVLLSAHLKATMMKISDPIIFGAIVETFFKDVFTKYAETFKSLDVNPNNGLADLFEKIKGNAQEADIKADIEKALADGPRVAMVNSDKGITNFHVPSDIIVDASMAALVRGGGKMWNKEGNEEDTVCIIPDRSYAGFYQSVIDDMKAHGKLDPTTMGSVPNVGLMAQKAEEYGSHDKTFQLSADGTVEVQDEAGNVLLSQKVEKDDIFRMCQTKDAPIQDWVKLAVNRSRLSDTPAIFWLDKGRAHDREIIKKVEKYLADYDTTGLDIRILDVKDAMTETLKRAREGKDTISVSGNVLRDYLTDLFPILELGTSAKMLSIVPLMNGGGLFETGAGGSAPKHVEQFLEEGYLRWDSLGEFLALQASLEHLAQTQGNTKSQVLADALDEANAKFLATDKSPARKVGQIDNRGSHFYLAMYWAEALANQTADAELAAQFAPVAQAMKENEEVINAELIGAQGKPQNIDGYYKTDTYKTYSAMRPSTVLNEIVDAI
- a CDS encoding helix-turn-helix domain-containing protein — protein: MESTESLSGFYERNAPDQVLQCIGASGMGHFNVFSRESCSLLSPYSRRDYYKISLIIGKGKLHYADKWIQVDRPALLFSNPIVPYSWEADDEDQKGWFCLFTEQFLQNGSRLGNLQDSPLFKIGGTPVFFVEEEQQEILSDLYTKMMTEIQSDYIHKYDMLRAYLHLMIHETMRMHPAETFEPYQNASQRVASLFMELLERQFPIDSPEAFLKLKTPNDYAQSLSIHVNSLNRSVKEITGKTTSQQITGRIIQEANALLTHTDWNVSEIAYGLGFEEPAYFTNYFKKQTGVTPNTLRMNLV
- a CDS encoding Crp/Fnr family transcriptional regulator, which produces MKQGDKCRYLGFIKKGTIRSFYINDQGREINFGFYFENEFFTDYESILCDTVSNMNIQALEDCEILLLSKDHLQGLYQKEAYWQKFGRVMSEKIYLDAKKRIDDLLCLSPENRYLNLLKQQPLLFQKIAQKHIASYLGVTEQSLSRIRGRIIN
- a CDS encoding MBL fold metallo-hydrolase, whose amino-acid sequence is MIIFLLMIYYWIITIAALLIVTYFIVINGKPFGGVPKGKRLERMKQSKLYRNKQFHNISYTPSIAEGYKMSKVTYDFFLGKKHPLLKPLKRIPSIHTDLRAIDKNTDVFIWLGHSSYYLQTDGVSFLIDPVLSLYGSPFKYFNKAFKGSDIYKPEDIPELDYLIITHDHFDHLDYPTVQSIRDRTHKAIVPLGVGVHLERWGYKENQLIEEEWGAEVELKNNIKIAFTPARHFSGRRVRQNDTLWASYVLETPTKKIFLGGDSGYDSHFKMIGEKYGPFNYAILENGQYGEAWRYIHTLPEDVIQASIDINAKKIIPVHAAKFALALHPWNEPLQKITSLGKEQNLDILTPMIGEVVDLNNSNQQFTVWWED
- a CDS encoding aldo/keto reductase gives rise to the protein MKFRKLGNTEEQLSAIGLGCMGMSFAYGHADEQESINTLHRALDLGVNFWDTADMYANGENEKLISKVLVPNRDKIFIATKFGFRFKDGKASHSGAPGTYFDGSPEWIKQAVDLSLQRLKIDTIDLYYAHRVDPNIPVEETVGAMAELVKAGKVKYIGLSEASAESIRKANKIHPITALQSEYSILTKDVESEILPTIRELGISLVPYSPLARGLFANISEVQNLGDDDFRKSLPRYQQEYLENNTKLAHEINEFAASKGVKGTQLALAWVLNQGNDIIPIPGTKRIKYLEENIAAVNIDLSQSDLDTIDAILKKYPNVGERYSEGSMKLVNN
- a CDS encoding MBL fold metallo-hydrolase, with protein sequence MNRRDLLKNGLLVGALSFVPFSNVFAETKTSPEKPEDDLSGFKKIKLGELELFILTGGYIHETDVNSFAPRGNVSELKTILKDNFRPEDYIDMALNFLLIKTKNRLILMDSGMGIFADERSGFLLKSLQKAGFAAKDITDVFISHAHPDHIGGVIDKQNALVFPNANIFISKTEYDFWMQASIKDFNNSALKSKPELLSQIISALQNILKTIKPKLKFYDLDNPLYDYFSFQLAPGHTPGLTVTTISSGNEKLIYIADLIHSDVILFPHPEWGFSGDTDLDIATASRKKLLLQLADTKTRAFACHLPWPGLGFTKKKGNAFEWIPESFMN
- the tpx gene encoding thiol peroxidase — protein: MSTTITLKGNEVHTIGALPSVGTKVKDFALVDSGLNVKTLETFEGKKKVFNIFPSIDTPTCAASSRKFNEEASKLDNTVVINVSKDLPFALGRFCAAEGLNNVETLSDFRSSFGDDYEVTITDSPLKGLLSRAVIVTDENNKVIYTEQVSEIANEPNYDAALTALNQ
- a CDS encoding GNAT family N-acetyltransferase — its product is MESIKFMVSPYQDELQLLLDGQKAGYMSIKVDGRLLIVYYTKLDEEHEGKGYAKLLLDELVRYAEEKDLLVDPECDFVRQQFENHPARYKDIWHA